The Chloroflexota bacterium genome segment AAGTGATTACAGGTTTTCTGCTCGGCCTGGGGACGGGGAATCCATAAGTCCGCAAGAGCGCGGTATGTTCCTTGATTCCCTGTCGGGCCTTATGAACACAATCTGCGATTGAAGTGCCTATGCCAGTGAAGTCATCCAGGTCAGGCGCAAAGAATCCGAAGAAGTCAGGATCTTCGGTCGCTTCGATTATCAGTAAATATGTGAGGACAGCGTTCTTGCTCTTCTTCATATCGGGTATCTATCTGTGCGATCTGTAGAGGAGATCCCTTCCTACTTCAGCCCCTTCGCCTTTGCCACTTCGGCGATGGCCTTCCCCAGCCGCTTCACCCCTTCATCCACCTCATGCGTCGTGATGACCAGCGGCGGTATGAAACGCAGGGTGTTCGGCCGCGGCGCGTTCACCAGCAGCCCGTGCTTGATGGCGGCCGTCAGCACGTCGCCCGAGATATCGTCCTTGAACTGGACGGCTTGGAGCAGGCCCTGGCCGCGCACCTCCGTGATGAAGGCGTGCTTCTTCTGCAGCTTCTGCAGGTCCTTGGTCAGTCGCGCTCCGCTCTTCTTCGCGTTCGCCAAGACCTTTCGCTTCAGCACATAGTCCACCACCGTACAGCCTACGGCGCAGGCCAGCGGGTTCCCGCCGAAGGTCGTCCCGTGGTCGCCTGGGGTCAGCACCGCCGCGTGCTTCTTGGCCAGGAAGGCGCCGATGGGCACGCCGCCGCCCAGGCCTTTTGCC includes the following:
- a CDS encoding type II toxin-antitoxin system HicB family antitoxin; its protein translation is MKKSKNAVLTYLLIIEATEDPDFFGFFAPDLDDFTGIGTSIADCVHKARQGIKEHTALLRTYGFPVPRPSRKPVITFLR